Proteins from one Salmo salar chromosome ssa29, Ssal_v3.1, whole genome shotgun sequence genomic window:
- the LOC106590153 gene encoding transcription factor Sox-17-alpha-A: MSSPDAGYASDDQNQARCAISIMMPGMGHCQWADPLSPLGDTKEKSESSSGNQNRGKNEPRIRRPMNAFMVWAKDERKRLAQQNPDLHNAELSKMLGKSWKALPVSEKRPFVEEAERLRVQHMQDHPNYKYRPRRRKQAKRIKRLDSGFLVHSMSDQQSTSLGGDGRVCMESMGYHHEHGYQVSPQSLSHYREAQALGGASYESYCLPTPDTSPLDAVETDSMFFHSHSQEECHMMPVYAYHSQGAEYPPQDPHSNHHANPMLHRHHSSPTEQQQASQAGPTFNQLAMYYSQHCSPSHPKRHPGHGAGQLSPPPDSQPHPADQVEQMHPSELIGEVDRSEFEQYLSSSRPGDMTGLSYGVHEANMQGPESLISSVLSDASTVYYCNYNNS, from the exons ATGAGTAGTCCCGATGCGGGTTACGCCAGTGACGATCAGAACCAGGCTAGGTGCGCGATCTCAATCATGATGCCTGGAATGGGACACTGTCAGTGGGCAGACCCCCTGAGCCCTCTCGGGGACACCAAAGAGAAGAGCGAGTCCAGCTCCGGGAACCAGAACCGTGGGAAGAATGAGCCGCGGATCCGGAGACCCATGAATGCGTTCATGGTGTGGGCGAAGGATGAGCGCAAGCGGCTGGCACAACAAAATCCAGACCTGCACAATGCGGAGTTGAGCAAAATGTTGG GGAAGTCGTGGAAAGCCCTTCCTGTATCGGAGAAGCGGCCGTTTGTAGAGGAGGCTGAGAGGCTTCGGGTGCAGCACATGCAGGACCACCCCAACTACAAGTACCGACCCCGGAGGAGGAAGCAGGCGAAGAGGATTAAACGCCTGGACTCCGGGTTCCTGGTCCACAGCATGTCCGACCAGCAGAGCACCTCCCTGGGTGGGGACGGTAGGGTGTGTATGGAGAGCATGGGTTACCACCATGAGCATGGTTACCAAGTGTCTCCTCAATCCCTCAGCCACTACCGCGAAGCCCAGGCCCTCGGAGGGGCTTCCTACGAATCCTACTGCCTGCCCACCCCCGACACATCCCCGCTGGACGCCGTGGAGACAGACTCCATGTTCTTCCACAGCCACTCTCAGGAGGAGTGCCACATGATGCCCGTGTATGCCTACCACTCCCAGGGGGCAGAGTACCCACCTCAGGACCCTCACTCCAACCACCACGCCAACCCCATGCTCCACAGACACCACTCCTCCCCCACAGAGCAGCAGCAAGCCTCCCAGGCTGGCCCCACCTTCAACCAACTGGCCATGTACTACAGCCAGCACTGCAGCCCCAGCCACCCCAAGCGACACCCAGGCCATGGGGCAGGACAGCTCTCCCCTCCCCCAGactcccaaccccacccagcagACCAGGTGGAGCAGATGCACCCCTCAGAGCTGATAGGGGAGGTGGACCGCAGTGAGTTTGAGCAGTACCTGAGCTCCTCCAGACCCGGAGACATGACAGGCCTGTCTTATGGGGTGCATGAGGCCAACATGCAGGGACCTGAGAGCCTGATATCCTCTGTGCTCTCTGACGCCAGCACAGTGTACTACTGTAACTACAACAACTCCTAA